The following nucleotide sequence is from Mucilaginibacter sp. cycad4.
CGCCATAGCCACAGTTTCGGCTAAACAGATAGAAGAGCGCCACCCTATTAACCTGGTCGATGCTTTACAGTCACAGGCATCGGGCGTGTTGGTTGTAAATGATTCGGGCGAGCCGGGCGCTACCGGCTCTATCCAGATCCGCGGCGGATCTACTTTTTCAACCGCGGGTAATGCGCCGTTGTTTGTAATTGACGGAATTCTAAGCCCAAGTGCCGATAATGTTAATCCTAATGATATTCAATCCATTGAAGTATTAAAGGATGCCGCATCGGCAGCTATCTATGGTTCGCAGGCGGCTAATGGCGTTATATTAATTACCACCAAGCGCGGCCAGGCAGGCAAACCGCTTATTAATGCTCAGTATGCCCGCATTTTTGGTGTAATGGCCCATAAGCTGGAACAGCCAAACTCAAAAGATCTGCGCATGGAACGGAATTTATATAACGGTAACAGCCCCGATAAGCCAACTACTACCAATGATTCACTGAATGTGGTTTTTAATTCTGATAATGACAACCAGGATGTAATTACCCAACTGGCAAAAAAAGATATCCTTGATTTTGGTGTCAGCGGCGGCGAAAAAAATATTACCTATTATTCAAGCCTGAGGTATATTAATGATCAGGGTTTGATAGTTAACAGTTATTCAAAAACGCTGCAGGCCCGTTTCAACCTCGATTATCAGGTATCTCCCCGGTTTAAATATAGTAACCGTCTTTCTTTCGGTTATAACACCAACAATAACATTAATGAGGGCAACACCATTAACCAGGCATTTCAACGGCCCTCAAATTTAGCTTTATATTACCCGGATGGCACCTTAACAGGCTACATCAGCGGGCGCCGTAACCAGTTATCGGTTGCTTTACTGGAGGTTAACGTAACCAATACATACACAGGCGATTTGTTTAACCAGATTGACTACACTATCAGCAAAAACCTGCGTTTAACCAATAACTTTGATTTCGGGTTATCAACACCTCATAATGTATTTTTTGATCCGAAATTGCTAAGCAGTGCCAGTCCTACCATTAGCTCAGGCCGGGAAAATTTTGCTGTTAATACCAACTGGGCTTACCAGGGGTTTTTAAACTATAGTAAAACACTGGGTAACCACTCCATTACTGCGGTGGCAGGGGTGAGTGCCGAAAAAACACAGAACAACAGTTTTAAAATAGCCGGTACGAATTATGCCAATGAAACTATTTATACGTCGAACGTTGCCGGTACCATCGATCTGACCAATACCGGTACCAATGCTGGTTCAACCAGCCGCGAGTCCTTTTATGCCCGCGCCGGTTATAATTACAAAAGCCGGTACATATTCAGCGTGGTTTACCGCAGGGATGGGTCGTCAAAGTTTGGTAGTTCAAATCAATACGGTAATTTCTACGGCTCGTCTGCCGCCTGGCGTTTCTCTGACGAGCCTTTCATGGCCTGGTCTAAAAAATTCCTGGAGGATGCCAAGTTGAGGGTAAGCTATGGCCAGGTTGGTAATGACCGGATCCCGGCCAACTCAAACCTGCTCATTTATACTTTTGGCTCTTCTTTCTACAATGCAATTAATGGTGTGGTTTTGAGCGATCAGTTCGGGAACTCGCAGTTAAAATGGGAAAGCAATATCCAGAAAAACATAGGTATGGATCTGCAGTTTTTTAAAGGCCGCTTAAATGTAACTGCCGATTATTATCAAAAAACAACAAAAAACCTGCTCTACCAACGTAATATACCGGTTGAAACAGGCTTTACCAATGTATATGTAAACGTTGGCGACGTTACTAACAACGGCGTTGAGCTTTCTGTGAACGCCACACCGGTAGCCAGTAAAAACTTTAGCTGGAGCATTAATGCCAGTTTATCTGTTGAGCGTAACAGGATCAAGAGCCTTTACAATCACCAGCCGTTCCTGGCCACATCAGGTGGTGCTACTTACCTGGTTCAGGAAGGCGGCAAAATCGGCGATTTTTACGGGTACAAAGGCCTGGGTGTTTATCAGTATGATGCTTCCAACGCTTACGATGGCAATTGGAACAGGCTGACACCGGTAGGGGTTTCTACCGATGGTAAAACAGCTTCAAGTTATACCCTGAACGGACAAACCTATAG
It contains:
- a CDS encoding SusC/RagA family TonB-linked outer membrane protein — its product is MAKCTLILILISSFQVFSKGYGQNRININLRDVSVKSALIEIEKASTYRFVYNDDALNALHVGDVNLVNASIAEVMDRLLTQTGLTYRVDSNNLVIISDKKPQTALIPITGLVADDKGPLPGVSVKIKGTNLGVLTDNNGKFTINVPDNNAVLVFTFVGYVSTEVTVGDRKNINITLKESATDLNEVIVTGYGQSVAKRDLTGAIATVSAKQIEERHPINLVDALQSQASGVLVVNDSGEPGATGSIQIRGGSTFSTAGNAPLFVIDGILSPSADNVNPNDIQSIEVLKDAASAAIYGSQAANGVILITTKRGQAGKPLINAQYARIFGVMAHKLEQPNSKDLRMERNLYNGNSPDKPTTTNDSLNVVFNSDNDNQDVITQLAKKDILDFGVSGGEKNITYYSSLRYINDQGLIVNSYSKTLQARFNLDYQVSPRFKYSNRLSFGYNTNNNINEGNTINQAFQRPSNLALYYPDGTLTGYISGRRNQLSVALLEVNVTNTYTGDLFNQIDYTISKNLRLTNNFDFGLSTPHNVFFDPKLLSSASPTISSGRENFAVNTNWAYQGFLNYSKTLGNHSITAVAGVSAEKTQNNSFKIAGTNYANETIYTSNVAGTIDLTNTGTNAGSTSRESFYARAGYNYKSRYIFSVVYRRDGSSKFGSSNQYGNFYGSSAAWRFSDEPFMAWSKKFLEDAKLRVSYGQVGNDRIPANSNLLIYTFGSSFYNAINGVVLSDQFGNSQLKWESNIQKNIGMDLQFFKGRLNVTADYYQKTTKNLLYQRNIPVETGFTNVYVNVGDVTNNGVELSVNATPVASKNFSWSINASLSVERNRIKSLYNHQPFLATSGGATYLVQEGGKIGDFYGYKGLGVYQYDASNAYDGNWNRLTPVGVSTDGKTASSYTLNGQTYSGTVHHMYAGGALLLGGDMIFDNVKKDSVIDANDRQILGNAQPSFYGAIINTLSYKQFSLSFTFNTIWGGQAYDSPRQTLNNLATSGIVADNNTTYNSWKKQGDITNIPYMGRKNSVANFPGTQSRFIENTSFIRLSYAKFTYNLPANIASRIKMKNVGAYVYGANLLTWTNYTWYDPEFSSSSALTPGNDNGRYPRRREIGFGLNVNF